CTGTTAGTCAGCCTGATGATGAATATTTTTCTGCAGGTGGTTCAAGGCCGGTACGGAGGGAACCGGTGACCCTTTACGAGTTAAAAGATTTGAAACAGGTTTTTGAGGGCCGCACTGTTCTTGATCTTGAGCACCTTCAGCTTGACCAGGGGGGGAGCTATGCCCTGCTTGGACCTAATGGATGCGGCAAGACAACTCTTTTGCATATCCTTGCTTTCTTGAGAGCACCTTTTTCAGGCCGTGTGTTTTTTAAGGGTGAGCAGGTGCTGTGGAGGGAAAAATATCTTTATCCTCTCAGACGCAAGGTAGTGCTTGTGGATCAGCATCCCATCATGTTCAGCACTACAGTTTTGAAAAATGTTGAATATGGTTTGAAAATGAGGGGAATATCCAAAGAAAAAAGATACAGGCTGGCTATGGAAAGTATCGAGCGAGTCGGTATGAAGGATTTTGCTCCCAGGCCGGCGCATATGCTTTCCGGGGGCGAAACTCAGAGAATTGCCATAGCCCGGGCCATGGCCTGCCAGCCTGAAGTCATGCTTTTTGACGAGCCTACAGCAAGCGTGGATGTTGAAAATCAGGCTCTCATTGAAAAGGTTGTCCGGGATATCCAGAAGGAACTGGGAATATCCATTATATTTTCAACCCATAAGCGGTTAGAAGCAGCCAGGCTCAGCCAGGATAAAATATTTATGTTTGAAGGAAAGCTGAGCGGCCCAGGGGGCGAGAACCTTCTGTCCGGTCATGTTGTCCAGGATAATGGTCAGCAGGTTTGTGTTCTTAGGGATCAGGTCAAAGTCAAGGTCAAGGCAGGGATAAGCGGGAAATGCAGAGTTTTTGTCAGACCGGAAAAGGTTCTGATGTACAGCTTATCTCAGGCCAAAGCCCTGTCTGACCAGAAACTTTATGCCGCAAGCATCCAGCAGATGACTGCAGAAGGAGAGTATATCAAGGTCCTGCTGGATATGGGATTTCCCCTCAGGACCATTTTGACCCGGAAGCAGGTTGCAGATAAACAGGTCATGGTGGGTGATGAAGTTATGATTGGTTTTGATGAAGATGCTTTGGAAATCAGTCTTTAACTGCTCATAAAAGGAATTAATGATGACAAAAATAAGATTAAGTTTGGTTTCTGCATTGATGTGAGTAACTTAAAAAATGGCCTTAGCAACAGTATAAAAATTTGGGCGTAAAATAGCCTGTTTCGGGTGACCAGTGTACAAATTTCGCTGCAGGTTTAATGATGATACGGATGCCCCTGGATGATTGTCCTGGCACGGTATATCTGCTCCATTAGCACGATTGCCGCAAGTTCATGAGGCATGGTCATGGGCCCAAGGCTTAGTATAAAATCAGCGTGTTGCCTGACCTGGTCCCATAACCCGTATGAGCCTCCGATAATAAAACAGGGTGTTTTACCTGGAAGTTCATCCCAGGTTTGCATTTTCTGAGCAAACTTGCAGGATGTGAGTTCTTTACCTTTTTCATCAAGAACTATGAGTAAATCGTGCGGGGTAACTTTTTTTAACAAAGTCCTTCCTTCTGTTTCAGCTCTAAGCAGAGCATCACCTGATCTGGCATCTTTGATCACAATCAGGCTGATATCAATATAGTGCCTTGACTTTTTTAGATAATAATCAAAAGCTTCAGCTCTAAAACCTTTTCTGATTTTGCCTGTAAGAATGATCTTTATACCCGGCAAACATCTGCTCCTTTCTTAATGATGGGTGCAATGGAAGCAAGGTCAGGACAAATGGTTATCCCGGAATCGTGCATGGCCTGCAGCTTTGATTTTATTCCTCCACCAGCAGGGTCAAGAATTGCTCCGGCATGGCCCAGCCTTTTTCCCGGAGGAGCGGTCTGACCAGCAATAAAGCCGAACACTGGCCTGCCAAATCCGCTTTCAAGCAATTTACGGCCCAAGTCTTCTTCAGCTGTACCTCCAATCTCCCCAAGAATAAGCAAAGCCTTGCATTGATCATCATTATACAGATATTCACAAATATCATTAAAATCCTGCCCAACAAAAGGGTCACCACCAATACCTACGCACAGACGCTGACCTATGTTTTCCTGGGTCAACCTGTGAACACACTCATAAGTAAGAGTGCCGCTTCGGGAAAGAACAGCCACAGAACCAGGAGTAAAAATTGACCCCGGCATAATACCTATTTTAGTCTGTCCGGGAATTATAAGACCTGGCGTATTTGGCCCAATGAGTCTGGAACCGGATCGTTTTAAAACAGGCAAAATCCTGATCATGTCATGTTGTGGAATACCTTCAGTAATACACACTATCCAGGGTATTGAGCATGCTGCGGCTTCCAGTATGGCATCCACAGCAAATCTTGCCGGCACGAAGATTATGGACGCTTCAATATCATGTTCTTTGACCGCAGAAGATACAGTATTATAGACAGGGATACCCAAAGCATCAGTGCCGCCTTTAAACGGAGTCACTCCAGCGACAATATTGGTGCCATATCCCAGCATTTCCCGTGTGTGCATCAGGCCTTCTCTCCCTGTAATTCCTTGAACCAGTACTTTAGATTTTTTATGAAGAGGAAAAGTAATCAGCTGATCATGCTGGCAAGAAGGCATGGAGGATGCATCAACGGGAAACTCAATGCGATTAAATTGCAAATCTTTGACAGGATCAGGGTTTAGTTTTTTTAGTTCTTCCACTGCAAGAGAAAGTTCATTAACTGCAAAAATATTATCTGCTTTAAGACCGGCAATCAGCTCCATGGCCTCTTCTGCCTTAAACCCTGAGAATCTTACTATAATGGGCTTGGGTGGTGTCTTCCCCTTTAATGCTCCAGCAAGGGCGCCTGCAACCTTTTCACAGGATAAAATGCCGCCGAAAATGTTGATGAATATGGTAGTGGCCGACTGATTATGAAATAGAATATCCAGAGCTTTGCCAATTCTTTCCTGATCAGCACCACCTCCCAGGTCAAGAAAGTTGGCCACAGGAAGATTGGAAAAGTTCAGCAGGTCCATGGTGGCCATGGCCAGACCTGCTCCATTGACCATTAGCCCCACAAAACCATTGAGATTGTGATAGCTGAGACCGGCCTGCCTGGCGCTGACTTCTTCCGGGCTATAGTGTTCCGGATTGTAATAGTCATTAAGCTCCTTGTGCAGATCAACAAAATTATCGTCAATTTCAATCTTTCCATCCAGGGCAACTAATTCATTATTTGAATTAATGACAAGAGGGTTAATTTCAGCAAGAAGCAAATGATTTTCCTGTACAGCTTTAAACAGGTTTTTAACCAGTTCAATCCACTGTGCAAGCAGCCCTTTTGCTGGTTTAATATGAAAAAATCCCTGTCTGATGTGGAAATCCTGAAGCCCCAAAAGGGGATCGATTTCCATGATCATGAGGTTGTCTGGTCCGGATGACTCAATGTCTACACCACCTTCCCGGCCGATGGTCAGAGCATACTTGCCTGTGGAGCGTATCACGGTAAAAGATAAATATATTTCCTGGTCAATATGGGATGCAGGTTCAATGCGTACAAAAGGAACCGGTTCGTCCTTAATGCTCATTCCCAGAATGTCGCGTGCTGCCATGCTCAGCTCTTCAGAGGAATGAACGATTTTAATACCACCGGCCTTGCCACGACCACCACTCAATACCTGAGCCTTGACGACAGCAGGCAGACTAAATGATGGAGTATAATCCTCAAGGGTGTCCTTTTGCACAAGATCTCCTTGTGGAGTGGGAATATTATATTTTGCAAACAATAATTTACTTTGATGTTCATTGAGCTTCATTCTTAATTCCTTTTAGAGCCAAAGTTTACAGTCTTGTGAGTTAAACGTTATAAGCGCTTCATCTAAGTGATCCGGGCAACGAACCTGCGAGTAATTGAAAATGAGTCTTTGTTAAGGTTGTGTGACATCAACCTTATGAAATAATTGACATAAAAATATAGTTACTTAGAAACACTGTTCTTCCAGATCAACAAGATCAAAATAAACCTCCCGGCGCCTGGCCAGGGTCACATTGCTTCCGTCCACAAGTACCTCGGCTCCCCTTGGTCTGGAATTATACTGGGATGACATGGTAAAGCCATATGCTCCTGCTGAAAAAACAGCCAGCAATTCATCCTGGTTTACTTCTCTTATTTCTCTATCCTGGGCAAGGAAATCACCAGTTTCACAAATGGGACCCACAACATCAGCCTTTTGGAGTGGAGCGTCTTTCTGAGTAACGCAGTCAATTCTGTGGAAGGAACCATAAAGGGAAGGCCTGACCAGGTCATTCATGGCTGCATCCACAATAATAAAATTTTTGGATGGTGATTTTTTTGTATAAAGGACTCTGGTTATTAAAATGCCGGCATTCCCTGCAATGACCCGCCCTGGTTCTAATATCAATTTCAGCTTCATGCCCTGGAGGTTTTCTTTAACTGCTTTTCCAAATGCGCTTGGATGAGGTGGAGATTCTTCATTGTAAGTAATGCCCAGTCCTCCACCCAGATCCAGATATTTAATCTCAATGCCCATATCCATAAGTTCGGCATGAAAGGATTTAATTCGGTTGAGGGCTTCAATAAATGGTTCAATGGAGGTAAGTTGGGAGCCAATATGACAGTCTATACCCACAGGGTCGATATTGGGAAGTTTTTGAGCCAGTTTGTATGATTCCATAGCCTGCTCAATATCCAGACCGAATTTGTTTTTTTTAAGACCTGTAGATATGTAGGGATGTGTCTGGGGATCAACGTCAGGATTAATGCGTAAACTGATGCGGGCAGTGGCTTCCATTTCGACTGCCACCTGGTTAATTTTTTCCAGTTCCTGTTTGGATTCAACGTTGAACATGAGAATATCTGACAGCAGTGCTTCTCTTATTTCATGCTCTCTTTTACCTACCCCGGAATATACAATTTTGGAAGGATCAACTCCTGCCTTAAGAGTTCTGAACAATTCTCCACCAGAGACAATATCCATTCCTGAACCCATTTCTGAAAGCATTTTGAGAATGCACAGGTTTGAATTGGCCTTGACAGAATAGCATGTCAGGTGATCGATGCCGTCAAATGCGGAATCAAATGCCTCGTAATGTCTTTTAAATGTTTTAGATGAATAGATGTACAAGGGTGTGTCATATTTTTTGACCAGGTCCCGCACTTTGACATCTTCAGCAAATAATTCACCTTCTCTAAATTCAAAGTAATGCATAGCAACTCCGGTTATGGCTTTGGGTATATGATATCTGAAACACTTGAAACAGTGTCCCTGATCATGGGATATATATTGACTGCCCGCAATCTTGCCCGGTAATACAAATCAGGATTGAGTCCGCACTGACGGATGCTCACCTTCGAACCATCCATAGTCAATCCTTTAGAATCCCTTTGAAATGCAAAAGTATCCGTTACAAGAAAAGGGCAGGCCGGGCAAGGTTCGTCCGAACCCTCAATTTCTAACAGGATAAGAGACAGATTTCTGATATTGCCGTCAATCAGTGCTTGAATATTCAGGCAACCATGGGAAAATTCATGATTTGAAATGGAAATGGTGAACTTTTCAGCCGAGTCATCGGGTTCCGGCCATTCCTTTTTTCCACATCCTGTAACTGCTGCAAGCAAGCAAAAAGTAAAAAGTATTAATGTAAAACACTTCAGAACTTTGAAACAAAGGCAGCGGGGGATCAAGCTATCTACAAGATACCAGTATGAGTTGATTTTCATTTTTTCTCCTGCATGCTCTTCCATTGATGCAAGGTATTCAAAGCCTGCATGGGTGTAAGTGAATTGAGATCAAGTCTGGAAAGCTGTAAACTCAGATCATGGCTGTTTTCCTGCACCTGATTTTGCAGTGGTTTGGTCAAGGCAGGATCAAGAGGCTTTTTTGTTTCAACGACAATCTTTTTTTTGTCTCGCTGTCTTTCCAGTGAAGTAAGGACCTCTCTTGCCCGGGAGACAACCCTCGGCGGAACTCCGGCCAGTCTTGCCACTTCAATCCCATAACTTTTGTCTGCCGGACCTGGAATTAGCTTACGCAAAAAAACAATATCTTCTTTCCATTCTTTGACGGCAATATTGAAGTTGCGCAGACATTGGATTTTTTTTTCCAGAGAGGTTAGTTCATGATAATGAGTGGCAAACAGAGTTCTAATTCCTCCATACCTGCCAGTTAAATCTTCAACAACTGCCCAGGCCAGTGCCAGACCGTCAAAAGTACTGGTGCCCCGCCCGATTTCATCCAGAATGATTAAACTTCTTTTGGTGGCCTGGCGAAGAATCCTGGCGGTTTCAGTCATCTCCACCATAAAGGTGCTCTGTCCCATGGCCAGATTGTCTGAAGCTCCGACTCTGGAGAAGACACGGTCGCATAACCCAATGGAAGCTCTGGCAGCCGGAACAAAAGAGCCCATTTGAGCCAGAATGCAGATTATGGCTACCTTGCGCAAAACAGTCGACTTACCAGCCATATTGGGGCCGGTAATAAGCAGTACCTTAGAATGATCATCCATGTTCAAATCATTGGGTACATAGTTGGCCCTGCCTTGAATGGTTTCAATAACAGGGTGTCTTCCTGCCTTGATATAGATTTGTAATTCGCTGTTAAGTTCAGGCTTAACCCAGTCAAGTCTTCTGGCAGTTTCAGCAAGCCCCTGCCAGAAATCAATGCGAGCCAGGACCGTGGCCATTGATTTGATTCTTTTATTATGACCTGCTGTAAATTCTCTTACTTCATTGAAAAGGTCATACTCCCTGGCCTTTCTTTTATCTGAAGCACTAAGAAGTATTTCTTCAAGCTCTTTCAGATCGGCAGTGACATATCTTTCTCCGGACACCAGAGTCTGGCGCCTTTCAAAGTGATCCGGAGCCTTAAGTCCCGAGGCCTTGGAAAGTTCAAAGTAATGACCAAATACACGGTTGTAACCTAATTTGAGTTTGGGCAGATTATGTTGGGACTGTTCTCTGCGCAAGAGTTCCTGCAGCTTTCCCTGTCCATGATCTGTAAGTTCAATAAGCTCATCTAGTTCGTGGCTGTAGCCTTTTTTAAAAATTCCTCCTTCTGTAATGATGTTTGGAGGGGGATCTTTTATGGCGTTTTGTAAAGTCAGACACAGATCATGGAGATCATCCCACTGCTGCAAAAGTTTCTGAAGCAGGGCAGGGTGGTGGTCCTTATCTTCCATGAGTATGGATTTGATATGAGGCAGTATCTGAAGTGATCTGGACAGAAACAAAAGATCTTTGGGAGTGCACCGGTTCAGAGTTACCCGGGTGGACAGTCTTTCAAGATCAAAGGTGTTTTGCAGTTCTTTTCTTAGACGGGTGCGTGTCTGGTCCCGGGCTAAGAAAAAATCAACCATATTCTGATTGTCACGGATGATATTAAGATCCTTCCAGGGTGCAGTGAGGCACTTTTCCAGATAACGCCCACCCATGGGTGTAATGGTTCTGTCTAAGGAATGTATCAGCGTGCCCGGACCTTTGTCACCAGAAAGAGTTCTGAGTATTTCTAAGTTTCTCAGGGTGACATCGTCTAACTGCAAAAATCCGGCAGGATTCAAAGGCTTAAAGGGTGCCATGTGTCCCAGCTCACCTTTATGGGTCTGAATCAGATACATAAGTATGGCTCCGCAGATACGGACAAGTTCGGGCTTGTCTGTCAGATCCAGTACATCAAGTGATGCAGCCCCCTGATCTTTGAGGACTAAATCCGTGGCGGAACGCTGATCAAAGTATGAAGAGGCAGGAACAAAATTAAACCTGTCACGCAGTCGGCCGTGGATGGGAGGAATGCTGAATCCATCCGGTGCTATAATCTCTGACGGCTGTATCTTATATATCCATTGCCATATCTGATCCTGCCCGGATAATTCAAGGCCTGTCCATTCTCCAGTGGAAAAATCCGCCCAGCATATTGCGCCATGATTTTTTTTATGATTCCAGTACAGGGCGCTAAGGTAATTATTCTCCTTGGCTGAGAGGGTATGTTCCTCCACGACTGTGCCTGGAGTAAGAATGCGGGTTACGGCTCTTTTGACAAGTCCTTTGGCCGACCTGGGGTCTTCCACCTGGTCGCAGATGGCCACCTTGTAGCCTTTTTCAAGAAGCTGCCTCAGATATTCGTCACAGGAATGATGCGGCACTCCGCACATGGGAATTTTATGCTCAGAATTGGGATTTCTCGAAGTCAGCGCAATCTGCAGCTGTCGGGCAGCAATTTCCGCATCTTCAAAAAAAAGCTCGTAAAAATCTCCCATACGAAAAAAAAGCAGTGTACCAGGATTTTCCTGCTTTATCCGCAAATATTGCTCAAGCATGGGAGTAAGCTTTATGTTGGATGGTATATTGAATTTCTTCCTGGAAGAGGGCATTACAGAACCTGGAGCTGTTAACAAAGACTATTCAGTAAGTTGAGTTCGAAATGATATGGAATGCCAGCTTAAACATCTTGGACACAGAAAAAAGATATGCTCCCTTTTGAGGCCGCATCTGCGGCAGACAAATCTTTTTACCAGTCTGGCCTTTTGAGTAAAGAAAGTCAGCTGGGTCTTAAAAGACTCCGTCATGATCTGCTCGCTCTGAGATATGTCAAGAATTTCCAGCCTGGCAGGCCAGAACTGCTGGTCCATCACGAGAGACTTTTCCAACCATTGCTTAGACTGCTCCAACTGACCTGATTCTTTAAGAAAAATCGAACAATAATAGCTGAAAATCAGATTCTGTTCCATGCTGCTGAGAATTTCAACAATAACCTTTGCACAATCAGGATTTATGACAAAGGTCCGGTCTTTGTTCTGGCTGTTTTTCCTGATAAACTGGTAAAGTCCTTCCAGCAAAACAAATCTCAAGTCGGGCTCGACACTGCTTAATGCCTTTTGCAGATTGCTTTTAAATGCCTTCCATCGACCTGAAGCATAATCCTGACACAAAAGTTCAAGCCAGGCTTCAACACATCCGGGATATATTTTTATGGACTTGTTAATTAGCTTCAGAGACTGGCTTTCATCATTGGCTGCCAGTGCTGCCTTAACAAGATAATGAGCTTGAGGCAGAGGTTGATCAAGCAGGCCATAATATTTGGCAGCCTTCTGGAAATCATTGGTTTCTGCGTAAAGTCTGGCCATTTCTTTAAGTATGGCTGGATCTTCACCTGTAATCTGGTAAGCCTGCTCAAAGGCAGAATGAGCACGATCATGAATGCCTGCTCTTTTAAAATCAATTCCCAGCTCAAACCATGCTCTTGCTTTAAACTGTTTGTTTAGTTGAGGCCTGGCAATCAGATTATTTCTAATCTGGATGGCCCGCTCAAGCTCACCCTGAGAACGAAATAAATTGCCGAGGGCAAGATAAATTTCCACAGCATCAGGGTTATTTCTAACAACCCGACTAAGCTCGCTGATAGCTGAAAAAGTATCTTGCGAAGGCGGTAGAAATCCTTCATCAGAGTGGACTAAAGAAGACTTGTCATTAGATGAGCCGCGTTTCAGCTTTTTAATCCATTTAAGCATATGTTGCTCTGTTAAGAAAAAAAGGGGACCGGCTCTCCCGGCATTTATTTTTAAATAGCAATACTTACATCAAAAAATAAATGCTGGGACGCCTGCCCCCTGCCTTCCTCAGAAAAAAGGAATGATCAAATAATAAGGTACCTATTCACCATGCTGGGAGGACAGCCTGTATCCTGATTAGTTTTCAGCTGCTGCAAACTCCCGGCATGAGCCAGTAAGTCAAAACCAGTAATTAATTAACGTAGCCGAGAGTCCGTCTTCATATCCTTGATTTTGACTAACAGGCTCAGGACTAGTCAAGCAAACAGCAATGGCAAAAACCAATCAGGATGCAGGCTTTACGCAAAAGTGAAAAACCTGGTGAACAGTTACCAATAAAGAACTAAGGACGTGATTCCTGCTGTTCAGGAGTTTCAGATGTATAGTTTTCGTCGTCAAGAGGCATATTGCGCAAGGAATTAACCTCTTCTTCCAGATCCTTAATTTGGGCTTTGCCTTTTTTAAGTTCTGAGGACAAGCGAAGTTTTTCTGCCAGCAGGTAAACCAGAGAAATAAATCCACCAGCCACAAAAGCAAGCAGCACGATCAGGTAATAGGGGATCTCCCTGCTTTCAAACTCAGCCCCGAAAAGTTCCAGGTGCAATCTGACCGTAGTAGAAAGCAACTCATGATTTTGAACGAAAAAAAGCATGGAAAAGAAAAACAAAAGAATCAGGGCAATTACTCTCAGATATTTCATGCAAGGCTCCTTATAAAATAGAAGTTTCAAAAAAAGGCTTAAGTTTCTGGTAAGTAGAAATTAAATGTTCCGGAATTACAGTAGTTTCATTCATAACGGCCATGAACGAATGGTCCCCTACCCAGCGGGGCAAAAGGTGAAAATGCATATGCTCCTTGATTCCTGCCCCGGCAGCTTCCCCGATATTCAAACCGATATTTATGCCAGCAGGATTAAAGGCAGACTTCAATATGCCGGTACACTTTTTCATCCAGGTCATGATTTCACAAGTTTCCTGATCATCAAGTTCAGTCAGACACTGCACATGCCTGTAGGGTGTAACCATGATATGGGCGTTACTATAAGGGAACTTGTTCATAATAACAAAGCAGAATTCAGCCCTGTGCAATACAAGGCGTTCCTCGTCTTCATCTCTATGCTCAGGCAGACAGAAAACGCATTCATCAGGCTTTGGTCCCAATATGTAATCTATTCTCCAGGGGGCCCACAAGGCTTTCATGACCTGCTCCTGAAAACAGTGTATACTGAACCTGAAAAAAATACAAATTTTAATTTGAACATTTACGACTTCTCTTTTTTAAGCAGGCGTGGGGTATTACAAAATTTGACTTAAAAACTTTTTGGTTCTGTCGTGTTCAGGACTTTGAAAAAAATGTTCAGGAGTGCCTGTTTCCAAAATTTTACCTTCATCCATGAATACAACCCTATCTGCGACCTGCCTCGCAAAGCCCATTTCGTGTGTTACCACGACCATGGTCATGCCTTCAAGGGCCAAATTGACCATAACATCAAGGACTTCACCAATCATTTCCGGATCAAGCGCTGAAGTAGGTTCATCAAAGAGCATAATTTTAGGGTTCATGGCCAGTGCTCTGGCTATGGCTACTCGCTGCTGCTGTCCACCTGACAATTGAGCTGGATATGAAGTTGCCTTTTCACTTATGCCAACTTTGGCCAGCAGATTCATGGCAGTCTCTTTGGCTTCAAGGGGAGGAATTTTTTTCAAAGTTATGGGTGCCATAGTGAGGTTTTGTAAAACCGACTTATGCGGAAACAGGTTAAAGTTTTGAAAAACCATTCCCAATTCCATGCGTACTTTATTGATATTGCATTTTTTATCAGTAATGTCTTCTCCGTCAACGATAATGGTGCCTTTGTCAACAGTCTCAAGGCGGTTGATAGCCCTTAAAAGAGTACTTTTCCCGGACCCGCTGGGGCCGATTATCACCACTTTTTCCTTTTGCTTTACATTGAGGGAAACATTGCTCAAGGCTTCAATATTATCAAAATATTTATAGATATTTTGAATATGAATAATATATTCTTCACTTTTTGTCATAGGGTTTAACCTTGTCCTCCATAATGCTCACAATTTTTGACAGAAGCAGGGTAATCATCAGATAAATCAGAGCAACCATGGTATAGGTTTCAAAATAGGCAAAGGTTTGAGTGGCAAACTCTCGTCCACGCCTGAGAAGATCAGAAACTGCAAGTATTGATACCAGAGATGTATCTTTTAACAAGGCAATAAATTCATTGCCCACGGGAGGAAGAATGGTTCGCATAGCCTGGGGAATAATGACATAGAACATGGTTTGTGATTTGCTGAATCCAAGAGATCTGGCAGCCTCAGTCTGTCCTTTATCTATGGATTGGATGCCGGCCCGGAATACTTCTCCCATGTAAGCTCCATAGCATACCGTCATTGCAGTTACAGCTGCTGCAAATGGATGGATCCTGAAAAATGTGCCCAAAGCGTAATAAATATAAAATAGCTGGACCAGCAGAGGAATCCCGCGGACAACTTCTACATATACTGATGCAATGAGGTTTATGAAACGATTTTCAGAAAGCCTGCCAAGTCCTGTGAAGAGCCCGACAATTAGAGAGCATGCAATTGCCAGAAAAGTAACCTGAAAGGTTATGATAATTCCGTCGGGTACGAACTTGATTATTCTTAAGTAGGGATCAGGCTTATATATAACAAGTGAAACAATGGCAATGATTGTTCCAATGAGGGTTACCCGCCAGGCATTAAACATGCCCGGATCTTTGGAAGAGGGAATGGCAGCACCATCAGTAACTTCTATCTTAACTTTGGTATCATTCATGGTAAATGCTTAAACTGCTGGAGAGTCAAAAGTTTTGCGTAATGATTGGGTTTATTGCAATTTTGTATGCCATAAAAAATTTCACAGATGCTATGGGTCTAACTACTTGAAATCGTCAAGCTTTTTTCTTTAACTATTGTAATAGAGTAGCACTTTGCATGCTGTATCAAGCAGACACATCAACGGAGTCGGTAAACATCTCGATATTCAGGCGGGCTCCGACCTCTTTGGCTAATGGATCGATCATGGGGGAGACTACTATTAATCTGTCAGCCTTTTGGCCATGGAGCTTCTCGTAAAACCTTGCCTTGCGCTCAAAAGCATACATGGCTGACTTGTCAATGGAAGACTTAAGCTCGCATATTATCAACATTCCGTT
Above is a window of Desulfonatronovibrio magnus DNA encoding:
- a CDS encoding LapA family protein; its protein translation is MKYLRVIALILLFFFSMLFFVQNHELLSTTVRLHLELFGAEFESREIPYYLIVLLAFVAGGFISLVYLLAEKLRLSSELKKGKAQIKDLEEEVNSLRNMPLDDENYTSETPEQQESRP
- a CDS encoding HIT family protein: MKALWAPWRIDYILGPKPDECVFCLPEHRDEDEERLVLHRAEFCFVIMNKFPYSNAHIMVTPYRHVQCLTELDDQETCEIMTWMKKCTGILKSAFNPAGINIGLNIGEAAGAGIKEHMHFHLLPRWVGDHSFMAVMNETTVIPEHLISTYQKLKPFFETSIL
- a CDS encoding amino acid ABC transporter ATP-binding protein, producing the protein MTKSEEYIIHIQNIYKYFDNIEALSNVSLNVKQKEKVVIIGPSGSGKSTLLRAINRLETVDKGTIIVDGEDITDKKCNINKVRMELGMVFQNFNLFPHKSVLQNLTMAPITLKKIPPLEAKETAMNLLAKVGISEKATSYPAQLSGGQQQRVAIARALAMNPKIMLFDEPTSALDPEMIGEVLDVMVNLALEGMTMVVVTHEMGFARQVADRVVFMDEGKILETGTPEHFFQSPEHDRTKKFLSQIL
- a CDS encoding amino acid ABC transporter permease, encoding MNDTKVKIEVTDGAAIPSSKDPGMFNAWRVTLIGTIIAIVSLVIYKPDPYLRIIKFVPDGIIITFQVTFLAIACSLIVGLFTGLGRLSENRFINLIASVYVEVVRGIPLLVQLFYIYYALGTFFRIHPFAAAVTAMTVCYGAYMGEVFRAGIQSIDKGQTEAARSLGFSKSQTMFYVIIPQAMRTILPPVGNEFIALLKDTSLVSILAVSDLLRRGREFATQTFAYFETYTMVALIYLMITLLLSKIVSIMEDKVKPYDKK
- a CDS encoding PD-(D/E)XK nuclease family protein; protein product: MGGLGARWGMMSERSFRNSLAGILEKSFGVKVLNVTEYDTSGEVFGRPDQIELDIIIKNGMLIICELKSSIDKSAMYAFERKARFYEKLHGQKADRLIVVSPMIDPLAKEVGARLNIEMFTDSVDVSA